One window from the genome of Salvia miltiorrhiza cultivar Shanhuang (shh) chromosome 7, IMPLAD_Smil_shh, whole genome shotgun sequence encodes:
- the LOC130992441 gene encoding uncharacterized protein LOC130992441 gives MSSKQPQMLMKSTLHKTKKFFTKTPTNSKIIMDEAVLPKKKEWTRARKWSSAEKQEDDLAQKIEDLEMMMMELNDWDHALDVEEALHYYSRLTCPAYVQIVDQFFMDMYSEFHASMRKLAPHSNYSSMRSLAPLKL, from the coding sequence ATGAGCAGCAAGCAGCCACAAATGCTCATGAAATCAACCCTCCACAAGACCAAGAAATTTTTCACCAAAACCCCCACAAATTCCAAAATCATCATGGATGAAGCTGTATTGCCAAAGAAGAAAGAGTGGACGAGGGCGAGAAAGTGGTCGTCAGCTGAGAAGCAGGAAGATGATTTGGCGCAGAAGATAGAAGATTtggagatgatgatgatggagTTGAACGATTGGGATCACGCGCTAGACGTGGAGGAGGCGCTGCATTACTACTCGCGCCTCACATGCCCGGCTTACGTACAAATTGTAGACCAGTTTTTCATGGACATGTATTCGGAATTCCACGCTTCAATGAGGAAACTGGCGCCCCACAGCAATTACAGCTCAATGAGAAGTCTTGCACCTTTAAAGCTATGA
- the LOC130992442 gene encoding 60S ribosomal protein L37-3, with protein MGKGTGSFGKRRNKTHTLCVRCGRRSFHLQKSRCSACAYPAARKRTYNWSVKAIRRKTTGTGRMRYLRHVPRRFKTNFREGTEAAPRKKAAAASA; from the exons ATG GGCAAGGGAACGGGGAGCTTTGGAAAGAGGAGGAACAAGACACACACACTGTGTGTTAGGTGCGGCCGCCGCAGCTTTCACCTCCAGAAGAGCCGCTGCTCCGCCTGTGCTTATCCTGCTGCTCGCAAGAGGACAT ACAACTGGAGTGTGAAGGCCATTCGCCGAAAGACAACTGGCACTGGACGCATGAGGTATCTCCGCCACGTTCCCCGGAGATTCAAGACCAATTTCAGAGAAG GTACCGAAGCTGCCCCAAGGAAGAAGGCAGCTGCTGCATCTGCTTAA
- the LOC130992440 gene encoding uncharacterized protein LOC130992440 yields the protein MEENGEMEFPAFPYKPYSIQLDFMKFLYESLNRGGLSMLESPTGTGKTLSMICSALQWHDDRKKLDSAEKNEKEKLGEGNDGDEPDWLRNFMPNKEADVVESTNVMHKRKSGSRLKEKGENVRDLSSYSSGEGEKGKGNSKEESSAKGKGGSEVDDAEFLMEEYDSESEIGGKSKRKNGGGDDMLSSEEEDEVDELVGKEEESRAKIYFCSRTHSQLSQFMKEMRKTKFASELKVVCLGSRKNLCINEEVLKLGASNRINEKCLALQKNKKDEASKMKKLGSGKRIRCNKSSSGCPMLRRRKIEEFANEIIQMEALDIEDLVHIGRDIGGCPYYGSRKMLPAADLVVLPYQSLLSKSSRESLGLNLKDSVIIIDEAHNLADTLISMYDARISWSQLKQLQSHLDGYYQRFCNVLGPGNRRYIQTLMTITRAFLRMLSDVKQVNRADLPVPCDTMTINEFLFALNIDNINLVKLLQYVKESNIIYKVCGYGDKLVISQNTSPGGDDEINEESAISGFRALADMLSSLINNNSDGKMIVSRPMQTCNGLEGGYVKYVMLTGEKIFSEVVDQSHAVVLAGGTLQPIEETKERLFRSLQSNELPFFSCGHIVPSKNILPVAVKLGPSGQSFDFSYKARSSSTMIEELGLLLSNLVTIVPEGVVVFFSSFEYESQVYDAWKESGIVSRIMKKKRIFREPRKSTDVEAVLREYKGTIDALSITGSTSCNGAILLAIVGGKISEGINFSDGAGRCIVMVGLPYPSPSDVELIERVKHIEGLGKTIPSETECRGRDAETGLQILKRCKGRGKEYYENLCMKAVNQSIGRAIRHVNDYAAILLVDARYASDSMKKNSSHPTDKLPQWIKTHLVPTTVFVERKEYLFDNQLASRRQQQCGPKSR from the exons ATGGAGGAGAACGGCGAAATGGAATTCCCAGCATTCCCCTACAAACCCTACTCAATACAGCTGGATTTCATGAAATTCCTTTACGAATCGCTCAACAGAGGTGGGCTCTCGATGCTGGAAAGCCCCACCG GGACTGGAAAAACCTTAAGCATGATATGCAGTGCACTGCAGTGGCATGATGATAGAAAGAAATTGGATAGTGCGGAGAAAAATGAGAAGGAGAAGTTGGGCGAAGGTAATGATGGTGATGAGCCGGATTGGCTTAGAAATTTTATGCCAAATAAAGAAGCTGATGTAGTCGAGAGTACAAATGTAATGCATAAGAGGAAAAGTGGATCTCGTTTGAAGGAAAAGGGAGAAAATGTTAGAGATTTATCTAGTTATAGTAGTGGTGAAGGTGAAAAGGGGAAGGGGAATAGCAAGGAGGAGAGTAGCGCGAAGGGGAAAGGTGGGAGTGAGGTGGATGATGCGGAGTTTTTGATGGAAGAGTATGACAGCGAATCAGAAATAGGTGGGAAATCGAAGAGGAAGAATGGTGGAGGGGATGATATGTTGTCGagtgaagaagaagacgaagtagATGAGCTGGTTGGGAAGGAAGAGGAGTCGCGAGCGAAGATCTACTTTTGCAGTCGGACACATTCACAGCTTTCACAGTTCATGAAAGAGATGAGGAAGACTAAATTTGCTAGTGAGTTGAAGGTTGTTTGCTTGGGCTCTAGGAAGAATCTCTGTATCAATGAAG AGGTGTTGAAGCTGGGGGCATCCAATCGTATCAATGAGAAATGCTTGGCGctccaaaaaaataagaaggATGAAGCTTCTAAAATGAAG AAGTTGGGTTCTGGAAAAAGGATTCGTTGCAACAAATCTTCTTCTGGATGTCCAATGCTAAGAAGAAGGAAAATAGAGGAGTTCGCAAATGAAATTATTCAAATGGAGGCTCTTGACATTGAAGATCTTGTCCATATTGGACGTGATATAGGAGGTTGCCCATATTATGGTTCAAGAAAAATGTTGCCTGCAGCTGATCTCGTGGTTCTTCCATATCAGTCTCTTCTTTCAAAATCATCACGTGAATCATTGGGTTTAAATCTAAAAGACAGTGTTATTATCATAGATGAAGCTCATAATCTAGCAGACACTCTCATCAGTATGTATGATGCAAGAATCTCATGGTCCCAG TTGAAACAATTGCAGTCTCACTTAGATGGATATTACCAAAGATTTTGCAATGTTCTAGGACCAGGAAACCGGAGATATATCCAGACTTTGATGACCATCACTCGGGCCTTTTTACGAATGTTGTCTGATGTGAAGCAGGTGAACCGTGCTGACCTTCCAGTTCCATGTGATACAATGACCATCAACGAATTTTTGTTTGCTCTGAATATTGACAACATAAACCTTGTCAAACTGTTACAATACGTGAAAGAAAGCAACATAATTTATAAG GTCTGTGGATACGGAGATAAACTTGTCATATCTCAAAATACCAGTCCTGGTGGAGATGATGAAATTAATGAGGAAAGTGCAATCTCTGGTTTCAGAGCATTAGCTGATATGCTTTCCTCTTTGATCAATAATAACAGCGATGGAAAAATGATAGTCTCAAGACCGATGCAGACATGTAATGGTCTAGAAGGAGGGTATGTAAAGTATGTTATGCTGACTggagagaaaatattttctgAG GTGGTAGATCAATCCCATGCTGTCGTCTTGGCTGGTGGAACCTTACAACCTATAGAGGAAACAAAGGAAAGACTTTTTCGGTCTCTACAGTCAAATGAGTTACCCTTTTTTTCATGTGGGCACATAGTTCCTTCTAAAAATATTTTGCCAGTTGCTGTTAAACTTGGGCCTTCTGGTCAGTCTTTTGATTTTAGCTACAAAGCTAGGAGCTCATCAACCATG ATTGAGGAGCTAGGTCTTCTGCTGTCTAATCTAGTGACAATTGTTCCAGAAGGTGTAGTTGTATTTTTCTCATCATTCGAGTATGAAAGCCAGGTCTATGATGCATGGAAGGAATCAGGAATTGTTTCAAGGATTATGAAGAAGAAGCGCATTTTCAGAGAGCCAAGAAAGAGTACGGATGTTGAAGCTGTATTGAGAGAATACAAAGGAACAATTGACGCGTTGTCCATCACAGGTTCCACATCTTGCAACGGTGCAATCCTCCTTGCCATTGTTGGGGGCAAGATATCCGAAGGCATCAATTTCAGTGATGGGGCTGGTCGGTGCATAGTAATGGTTGGATTACCCTATCCTAGCCCATCAGATGTTGAGTTGATAGAGAGGGTGAAGCATATTGAGGGTCTTGGGAAGACAATCCCAAGTGAAACTGAGTGTCGTGGTAGGGATGCCGAGACTGGGCTTCAAATCCTTAAAAGGTGTAAAGGAAGAGGAAAAGAGTACTACGAAAATCTTTGCATGAAAGCTGTGAATCAATCCATTG GTAGAGCAATTCGGCATGTGAATGATTATGCAGCAATATTGTTGGTGGATGCACGTTATGCTTCTGATTCCATGAAGAAAAACTCTTCCCACCCAACTGACAAGCTGCCACAGTGGATCAAAACTCATCTGGTTCCTACAACTG TCTTTGTAGAAAGGAAGGAGTACCTTTTTGATAATCAGCTAGCCTCAAGGAGACAGCAGCAGTGTGGACCAAAAAGCAGATAA
- the LOC130992438 gene encoding acetylajmalan esterase-like: protein MASILNKFLTAVLFFNFLVASCSSFAAPPTVEPPSYVELPRICNYDEFFKYGQGIFDDIESCNAGLLRRCNVRQIYQLGDSISDVGNLIRENSSTTSFASLPYGESFPDGPTGRASNGKLIIDYLAMEAGLPLLPPFKQCSADFSHGVNFAVAGSTALPSNALADLNISSSKTNNSLSVQLDWMSAYFHSLCNNQTDCGGKLHNSLFILGPFGGSDYFNALFQGKSMQEIRSKLMPRVVDAIMAAVRRVVSLGAKKVVVPGLYSVYQLPIFQMTFSDKPDMYEWSDDLAIYHNVQLRQAIDKFNQEESPNAIVAFADYYTAYRSIVYYSVGVIDSIQACCGSGEGSFNLDVSSYFNLDLSRMCGAEGVSACAEPDRHISWDGMHLTQEAYRIMAKYVMYHMFFDLRCPNNL, encoded by the exons ATGGCTTCGATACTCAACAAATTTCTGACCGCAGTTttgtttttcaatttcttgGTTGCTTCTTGCTCTTCGTTTGCCGCGCCTCCGACTGTTGAGCCACCGTCTTATGTAGAGTTGCCGAGAATCTGCAATTACGATGAGTTTTTCAAATACGGACAAGGAATATTCGACGACATCGAAAGCTGCAATGCCGGGCTGCTACGGAGATGTAACGTCCGTCAAATTTATCAACTCGGCGATTCTATTTCTGACGTCGGAAATCTGATTCGTGAAAACAGCAGCACCACCTCTTTCGCAAGCCTACCTTATGGAGAGAGCTTTCCCGATGGTCCCACTGGCCGAGCCTCCAATGGCAAGCTCATCATCGACTACCTTG CAATGGAAGCTGGTCTTCCTCTACTGCCGCCCTTCAAACAGTGCAGTGCTGATTTCAGTCACGGCGTAAACTTCGCCGTCGCAGGCTCCACTGCCTTGCCGTCCAATGCATTGGCCGATCTTAATATTTCATCGTCCAAGACAAACAATTCTCTATCGGTGCAATTGGATTGGATGTCTGCCTATTTCCACTCCCTCTGCAACAATCAAACAG ATTGCGGCGGCAAACTCCACAACTCACTGTTTATATTGGGGCCGTTTGGTGGGAGCGACTACTTCAATGCCCTGTTTCAAGGAAAATCAATGCAAGAAATAAGAAGTAAATTAATGCCTAGAGTTGTAGATGCGATTATGGCTGCTGTTCGT AGAGTGGTTAGTTTAGGAGCGAAAAAGGTGGTGGTGCCTGGACTCTACAGCGTCTACCAGCTTCCAATTTTTCAGATGACTTTCTCCGACAAACCTGACATGTATGAGTGGAGTGATGATCTCGCAATCTACCATAACGTTCAACTCCGACAAGCAATCGACAAATTCAACCAAGAAGAAAGCCCCAATGCTATTGTTGCCTTTGCGGATTATTACACTGCTTACCGATCCATCGTATATTACTCCGTTGGTG TGATTGATAGCATACAGGCGTGCTGTGGCAGCGGAGAGGGATCCTTCAACTTGGATGTAAGCAGCTACTTCAACTTGGACTTATCAAGAATGTGTGGAGCAGAAGGTGTTTCTGCGTGTGCGGAGCCAGATCGACACATTAGTTGGGATGGGATGCATTTGACACAAGAAGCGTATAGAATAATGGCCAAATATGTGATGTATCACATGTTTTTCGACCTCCGTTGCCCTAATAATCTTTGA